In Geminocystis sp. NIES-3708, a single window of DNA contains:
- a CDS encoding 30S ribosomal protein S1 has translation MVTQTETVNSNIGFTHEDFAALLDQYDYHFSPGDIVAGTVFSMEPRGALIDIGAKTAAYIPVQELSINRVDDPNEVLQPNETREFFILTDENEDGQLTLSIRRIEYMRAWQRVRQLQEEDATVYSNVFATNRGGALVRVEGLRGFIPGSHISAKDTKEDLVGQDLPLKFLEVDEERNRLVLSHRRALVERKMNGLEVSQVVIGSVRGIKPYGAFIDIGGVSGLLHISEISHDHIDTPHSVFNVNDELKVMIIDLDAERGRISLSTKQLEPEPGDMLKNRDLVFEKAEEMAVKFREKLLAGETETTTIDPAELEGISAEEDVTIDNVSGDKGETASVVSSDDNDSNDKEAIVDEELIPSAVE, from the coding sequence ATGGTCACTCAGACAGAAACCGTAAATAGTAATATCGGCTTTACCCATGAAGACTTTGCCGCCCTATTAGATCAATATGATTATCATTTCAGTCCTGGTGACATTGTTGCTGGTACTGTTTTTAGTATGGAGCCAAGGGGAGCTTTGATTGATATAGGAGCAAAAACTGCCGCTTATATTCCCGTACAAGAGCTTTCTATCAATAGAGTTGATGATCCCAATGAAGTCTTACAACCTAATGAAACTAGAGAGTTTTTTATTCTTACGGATGAAAATGAAGATGGTCAGTTAACTCTTTCTATTCGTCGTATCGAGTATATGCGTGCTTGGCAGAGAGTTCGCCAATTACAGGAAGAAGATGCAACGGTTTATTCTAATGTCTTTGCTACTAATCGTGGTGGTGCATTGGTTCGAGTGGAAGGTTTAAGAGGATTTATTCCTGGATCTCATATTAGTGCTAAAGATACTAAAGAAGATTTAGTTGGTCAAGATTTACCTCTCAAATTTTTGGAAGTAGATGAAGAGCGTAATCGTCTTGTATTAAGTCATCGTCGTGCCTTAGTTGAACGTAAGATGAATGGTTTAGAAGTTAGCCAAGTGGTTATCGGTTCTGTACGTGGAATTAAACCTTATGGTGCTTTCATCGATATTGGCGGTGTAAGCGGTTTATTACACATTTCTGAAATTTCTCATGATCATATTGATACTCCTCATAGTGTCTTTAATGTTAATGATGAATTAAAAGTGATGATTATTGACTTAGACGCAGAAAGAGGACGTATTTCTCTCTCTACTAAGCAATTAGAACCCGAACCCGGTGATATGCTTAAAAATCGTGATTTAGTCTTTGAAAAAGCTGAAGAAATGGCGGTGAAATTCAGAGAAAAATTATTAGCTGGTGAAACTGAAACTACAACTATAGATCCAGCAGAGTTAGAAGGTATTTCTGCTGAAGAAGATGTAACTATCGATAATGTTTCCGGTGATAAGGGTGAAACTGCCTCTGTAGTGTCTAGTGATGATAACGATTCTAATGACAAGGAAGCAATTGTGGATGAAGAATTAATTCCTTCTGCGGTTGAGTAA
- the nrdR gene encoding transcriptional regulator NrdR produces MLCPSCNYDNTKVLESRTTEKGQSIRRRRECLRCRHRFTTYERIEFVPITVIKKDGSTESFDRSKVLRGIVRACEKTGIESELLESLVENIESNIEEKFPREITSEDIGELVLSHLSSLSEVAYIRFISVYGKFTSVEDFVTTLKELQNKE; encoded by the coding sequence ATGTTATGTCCTTCTTGTAATTACGATAACACTAAAGTATTGGAATCTCGTACCACTGAGAAAGGACAGAGTATTCGACGACGAAGAGAATGTTTAAGATGTCGTCATCGTTTTACCACTTATGAAAGAATTGAATTTGTGCCAATTACTGTTATCAAAAAAGATGGAAGTACAGAATCTTTTGATCGCTCAAAAGTCTTAAGAGGTATAGTTCGTGCCTGTGAAAAAACAGGTATAGAGTCTGAATTATTAGAATCTTTGGTAGAAAATATTGAATCGAATATAGAAGAAAAATTTCCACGGGAAATAACTAGTGAAGATATTGGGGAATTAGTGTTAAGTCATTTAAGTAGTTTGTCAGAAGTAGCTTATATTCGTTTTATTTCTGTGTATGGTAAATTTACCAGTGTTGAAGATTTTGTTACAACTCTAAAAGAATTACAAAATAAAGAATAA
- a CDS encoding photosystem II reaction center protein T, with translation MESVAYILVLAMMITVLFFAVAFREPPKIQK, from the coding sequence ATGGAAAGTGTTGCTTATATTCTGGTATTGGCTATGATGATTACAGTTTTATTTTTTGCTGTAGCATTTCGTGAGCCTCCTAAAATTCAAAAATAG